Sequence from the Egibacter rhizosphaerae genome:
CGATCGCCCGGCCCGCGTGGGCCGCCGCCCGTTTCGGTGCCGCGCTTGCGGTCAGCGTGGTCGCGTTCGCCGGCCTGCTGGCCGGCGCGGCCGGGGCAGCCGGGGCGTCCGGCGCCGCCGCGGCGCAGGCGGCCGGCGACGGCGCCAGCGCCGCTGGCGAGGTCGATCCCGCGACGCTGGCCGAGCGCGTGGCGCAGCGCATCGAACCCGACCTGGGCGAGCACGTCGCCGGCGCGAGCGTCGCCGTCGTCGCCCAGGACGAGCTCGTGCTCGCCGAGGGGTACGGCGACGCCGACACCGATGCCGGGGTCCCCGTGACCGCGGACGAGCCCGCCTTCCAGGTGGGCTCGACCTCCAAGCCCGTCACGTGGACCGCGGTCATGCAGGGAGTCGAGGACGGCGCGCTCGACCTCGACGTCGACGTCGCGACGTACCTCGAGGACTCCGCGGTCGAGATCGACGAGACCTTCGACGAGCCGATCACCCTGCGCCACCTGGCCACTCACACCGCGGGTTTCGACGATCCCGCGAACCCGGGCGCGGTCGACGACGCCGACGAGCTGGTCGAACTGGAGCAGGCACTCGCCGAGGCAGCGCCCGAACGGGTTCGTCCTCCCGGCGAGACGGTGGCGTACTCGAACTACGGCACGGCGCTGGCCGGGCACGTCGTCGCGGAGGCGTACGACACGACGTTCGAGGCGTACGTGCAGGACGAGGTCCTGGGGCCGCTCGACATGGACCGCACCACGTTCGAGCAGCCGGTGCCGGACGAGGACCCGTCGCGGCTCGCAGCCCCGCACGAAGGGTTCGGCGACGACCTCGCCCCGATCGAGCGCAGCTAGGTCAACTGGCACCCGGCGGGCTCGATGAGCGCGCCGGCGACGGACATGGCACGGTTCATGCGGGCCCACCTGGGTGACGGCTCGGTCGACGGCGAGCGCATCCTCGAACCGGGGACGCTGGACCGGATGCACGCGGTCCACGAGGAGCGCCACCCCGCGGTGACGGGCTGGCGGTTCGGCTTCATGGAGGACCCTCGCGTCGACGTCGAGGCTTTCGGCCACGGGGGCGCCACGCTCCACGAGACCACCGAGTTCCTGCTGGTTCCGGACCACGAGCTCGGCATCTTCGTCACGTACAACGTCCGCAGCGGCGAGGCGAACCCGGGGGACGTCGTCGAGGAGTTCCTCGACCTCTACGGGCTCCACGCGCCCGATGGCACCGAGGACGTGCCGACCGAGGCCGAGGCCGGCGAGCGCGCCGAGACCGTCTCGGGCGAGTACGCCGGTCACGCGATGCCCGATCACGGCCCCGCGCAACTACTCGGCCTGCTGGGCCGGCTCACCCTCACCACCGAGGGCGACGGCCGGCTGGTGAGCAACTCGCCGATGGGTCCCGACCGTGAATGGGTCGAGGTGGGGCCGTACGTGTACGAGGAGGTCGGCGGACCGGACGTGCTCGCCGCTGAGGCGAACGACGGGCAGGTCGCCGCGGTGCACCTCTCGAGCGCGACCCCGGACACCTTCGCGCCCGTCACCGGGCCCGACCGGTTCCCGGTCGTTGCCGTCGCGCTGGGCCTACCGCTCGCCGCCTTCGCGCTCTCGCTCATAGCCTGGGCGGGTGTCGGGGTCGGGCGGGCGTGGCGCCGCCGGCGCACCGTCCAGGAGCGTGGCGAGCAGTCCGGCCAACCGACCGGCGTCCGTGCCGCACGGCTGGCCGCCGCCGGGCTCTCGATCGCCGGGGTCGCCTTCGCCGGGTTGTTCGCCACCGGCTTCGTCGCCGGCGGAGGCGACCTCGCGTTCATCACCGAGCCCCTGCCGCTGCGGCTGGCATACCTCGCACCGTACGTCGTCGCGATCCTCGCCCTGGCGACGGTCGCCGGTGCCGGGTACGCGTGGCGGCACCGAGCCTGGTCGCGACCCGTCAGGGTGCACCAGACCGCGTTGGCGGTCCTGGGACTCGCGTTCACCTGGCAGCTCGGAACGCACGGCTTCCTCGGCCTCTGACCCGCCGCGACGCCTTCCCCCGGCGCCGCGACCTCGACGGTCAGCGGTCCGGGGCCCGCCGCTACGGCTGTGCGTCGGCGATGGCGCGCAGGATGCGCTGCTCGGAGACACGCTGACGAGTGCCGAGCTGTTGCGCGAAGAGGCTCACGCGCAGCTCCTCGATCATCCAGCGGATCTCGGTCACCTCGTGCCCGGCGTCGGGGCCGAGGCGGCGCAGCAGGTCCACGTAGGCCTGCTGCACCTCGGCGATCCTGCTTTGGCGCTCACGATCGCGGGCCGGATCCTGTCGTGCCTTCTCGAGGCGCAACGCGACAGCGTGCGCATACCGGGCGAGATCGGACAGTCGGCGTGCGCCGGTCGCGGTGACGAATCCGGGATGGACGAGCCGGTCGAGCTGCGCCCGCGCATCCTCCTGGGTGTGCTGCGGCGCCCGTCCGGCCGAAAGTTGCTGCTCGGCCTCCCCCACGCGGGTGACCACCTCGCGCACGCCGCCGAGCACGTCGCGCACCTCGTCGACGAGGCCGGCCCGCACCGCGTCACGGAGCTTCCCGAACCCTTCCGCGTCCCACGCCGGACCACCGTGCGCGGCCATGAGCGCGTCGATCGCGGCGCAGGCGGCGTCGTCGAGAAGCGCGGCGACGTCGTCGTGCGGCGCACGGGTCAGGGCGAGCTTGGTCTCGCGGTCGAGGTGGCGGTCGACCGTCTTGGCGGGCAAGGGGATGGACCGACGCAACAACCGGCGAGTGCCCTCCCAGTGGTGGCGCGCTTGCTCGCCCTCGGACAACCACACCCGCACGCCGGCCGTCTCGCCCTCGTCCACCAGCGCGGGATAACCGGTGACGACCGCGCCGCGCCCCGCCACCTCGACGGTTCCGGGGAGCGCCCCGATCTCCCAGTCGGTGAGCCCGGAGCGCTCCAGCTCGCCGGAGGACCGCGCGACGACCTCACGCAGGTCGGGCGCCAGCTCCCGCTGCAACGCGGCGAGGTCACGGCCCTCGGCGACGGTTCGTTCGCCGTCGACGACGCGAAAGTTCACGCGCAGGTGGTCGGGCAGCCGGTCGAGGTCGAAGGCGTCGCGCGGCACGTCCACACCCGTGAGGTGCTCGACCTCCCGGGCGAGGACCGCGGTGATCGGCTCCGCGGCGGGCTGCAGCCGGGCCAGCACCGCACCCACGAGGTCCGCGATCGGCGGGAGCTCGCGGCGCACGCCTTTGGGCAGCCCCCGCAGCAGCGTGTCGACCAGTTCGGCGCGCAAGCCCGGCACCTGCCAGGTGAACGGTGCGGGGTGCAACTCGCTGAGCGCGGCCAGCGGGACGTGGACGGTCACGCCGTCGTCGGGCGCGCCGGGCTCGAACCGGTAGGAGATCGTGAACCGGTGGTCGCGGTAGGGCCAGTGATCGGGGTACTGGCCGGCAGCGACCTCCGCGGCCGCACCCTCGTAGAGGAGCTCGCGGGTGAACGTCAAGAGGTCGGGTTGCTCGGCGCGGGCGTCCTTCCACCACGCGTCGAAGTCGGCAACCGTCGCGACGTCATCGGGCACGCGGGCGTCGTAGAAGGCGTGGAGCGTGTCCTGCCCCGCGATCAGGTCGCGGCGGCGGGCGCGGTCCTCGAGCTCGCTGGCCTCCTCGAGCAGCCGCCGGTTCTCGGCGAAGAACGCGTGGTGGGTCTCCCACTCGCCCTCGACCAGCGCGTGCTGGATGAACAGCTCGCGCGCCTTGCGCCGGTCGATGCGCGCGTAGGTGGCGAGACGCTGCTCGACGAGCGGGACCCCGTAGAGCGTGACCCGCTCGTACGCGACCGCGGCACCCCGTTCGCGGTCCCACCACGGCTCGGAGTGACTCCGCGCGACGAGATGGCCGCCGAGCTCCTCGGCCCACTCCGGCTCGATCCGCGCGACCACCCGCGCCCACAGCCGCGAGGTCTCGACGAGTTCCCCGGCCATCACGTAGGTCGGCGGGGACTTCGCGACCGCCGAGCCGGGCCAGATCGCGAAGCGCGTGTTGCGGGGCCCCTGGTACTCGCGCGCCTCGCGCTGGCGCACCCCGATCTGGCCGAGCAGCCCCGAGAGGAGCGCTCGGTGCACCTGCCCGGGGTCGGCGGGCGAGTCGTTCCACGCGAGGTCCTGCTCGCGCACGAGCTCGCGCAGCTGCGCGTGCAGGTCGAACCACTCGCGCACCCGCAGGTGGTGCAGGAACTCCTCGCGGCACCGGCGACGGAACCGGTTGCCGGACAGCGCGCGTCGTTGCTCGCGCAGGTACTCCCACAGGTTCACAAAGCCCGCGAAGTCCGACGTCTCGTCGGCGAACCGGCCGTGGTAGCCGTCGGCCTCCTGGCGCCGCTTCTCGGGGCGTTGACGCGGATCCTGGAGCGACAGGGCCGCAACGAGGACCAGGACCTCCCGCACGCAGCCGCGACGGTCGGCCTCGACGAGCATCCGGCCGAGCCGGGGATCGACCGGCAGCCGCGCGAGCGTCCGACCGATCGGGGTGAGGCGCCGCGGCCCGGTCTCGCCCTCGGCCTCCGCGTCGGCGGTCCGCTCGACGGCGCCGAGCTCGGCGAGCAGTTGCTCCGCCGCCCGTACGCGTCGCTGGTCGGGCGGGTCGAGGAACGGGAAGTCCTCGACCTCGCCCAGCCCGAGCGCGGTCATCTGCAGGATCACCGAGGCGAGGTTGGTGCGCTGGACCTCGGGGTCGGTGAACTCGGGGCGCGCCTCGAAGTCCTCCTCGGCGTAGAGCCGGATGCAGATCCCCGGACCGAGGCGGCCACAGCGGCCGGCGCGCTGGCGGGCGCTGGCCTGGCTGACCTTCTCGATCGGCAGGCGCTGCACCTTCGTGCGCGGGTTGTAGCGGCTGACCCGCGCGGTCCCGGGGTCGATGACCGCGCGGATGCCCGGCACGGTGAGGCTCGTCTCCGCGACGTTGGTGGCCAGCACGATGCGACGCTGGCCCCCGGGGTGGAACACCCGCTGCTGCTCTCCCGGCGTCTGTCGCGCGTACAACGGCAGGATCTCGGTGCCCGGCAGCTGCTTGCCCTCGAGCATCTCGGCGGTCTCGCGGATGTCGCGCTCACCGGGCAGGAACACGAGGATGTCGCCGCGCGTCTCCGCCACGAGCTCGTCGACCGCGGCGCCGATCCCGGTCAGCTGATCCTGGTCCTCGTCGTCGTCCTCCTCGGCCTCCAAGGGTCGGTAGCGCACCTCGACCGGGTAGGTGCGCCCGGAGACCTCGACGGTCGGTGCACCGTCGAAGTGCTCGCTGAACCGCTCGACGTCGATCGTCGCGGAGGTGATGATCACCTTGAGGTCGGGACGGCGCGGTAGCAGCTGC
This genomic interval carries:
- the hrpA gene encoding ATP-dependent RNA helicase HrpA — translated: MPSSPKELRRRLSGLMLRDERRLGRRLERARRRSEGRDRALDEVATEIAEAEDRVARRRASVPEISYPEELPVSQARDEIAEALREHQVVVVAGETGSGKTTQLPKLCLDLGRGVRGKVGHTQPRRLAARTVAARVAEELAVEVGDEVGYQVRFTDRSRDDTLLKVMTDGILLAETQGDPALRAYDTLIIDEAHERSLNVDFLLGYVKQLLPRRPDLKVIITSATIDVERFSEHFDGAPTVEVSGRTYPVEVRYRPLEAEEDDDEDQDQLTGIGAAVDELVAETRGDILVFLPGERDIRETAEMLEGKQLPGTEILPLYARQTPGEQQRVFHPGGQRRIVLATNVAETSLTVPGIRAVIDPGTARVSRYNPRTKVQRLPIEKVSQASARQRAGRCGRLGPGICIRLYAEEDFEARPEFTDPEVQRTNLASVILQMTALGLGEVEDFPFLDPPDQRRVRAAEQLLAELGAVERTADAEAEGETGPRRLTPIGRTLARLPVDPRLGRMLVEADRRGCVREVLVLVAALSLQDPRQRPEKRRQEADGYHGRFADETSDFAGFVNLWEYLREQRRALSGNRFRRRCREEFLHHLRVREWFDLHAQLRELVREQDLAWNDSPADPGQVHRALLSGLLGQIGVRQREAREYQGPRNTRFAIWPGSAVAKSPPTYVMAGELVETSRLWARVVARIEPEWAEELGGHLVARSHSEPWWDRERGAAVAYERVTLYGVPLVEQRLATYARIDRRKARELFIQHALVEGEWETHHAFFAENRRLLEEASELEDRARRRDLIAGQDTLHAFYDARVPDDVATVADFDAWWKDARAEQPDLLTFTRELLYEGAAAEVAAGQYPDHWPYRDHRFTISYRFEPGAPDDGVTVHVPLAALSELHPAPFTWQVPGLRAELVDTLLRGLPKGVRRELPPIADLVGAVLARLQPAAEPITAVLAREVEHLTGVDVPRDAFDLDRLPDHLRVNFRVVDGERTVAEGRDLAALQRELAPDLREVVARSSGELERSGLTDWEIGALPGTVEVAGRGAVVTGYPALVDEGETAGVRVWLSEGEQARHHWEGTRRLLRRSIPLPAKTVDRHLDRETKLALTRAPHDDVAALLDDAACAAIDALMAAHGGPAWDAEGFGKLRDAVRAGLVDEVRDVLGGVREVVTRVGEAEQQLSAGRAPQHTQEDARAQLDRLVHPGFVTATGARRLSDLARYAHAVALRLEKARQDPARDRERQSRIAEVQQAYVDLLRRLGPDAGHEVTEIRWMIEELRVSLFAQQLGTRQRVSEQRILRAIADAQP